In Monodelphis domestica isolate mMonDom1 chromosome 1, mMonDom1.pri, whole genome shotgun sequence, the sequence gttcgttctcaagttttttgatttgcatttccaattccttgatctctatcctccctaatttgttaactcagggatatgaattttcctctaagtactgccttggctgcatcccataaagtttgaaaggatgtttcgccgttgtcattttcttcaatgaaattattaattgtttctatgatttcttctctaactatctgattttggagtatcatatcattcaatttccaattaattttgatttggctctccatgtacccttgccaatcaatatttttattgccttgtgatctgaaaagtctgcatttattatttctgcttttctgcatttgagtgccatgtttctatgtcctagtgtatgatctatttttgtgaatgtgccatgtcgtgctgaaaagaaggtgtattcttttttgtccctatttatttttctccatatgtctattaactctaatttttctaagatttcaatcacctcttttacctctttcttgtttattttttggtttgatttatctaaatttgatagtggttggttcaagtctcccactaatatggttttactgtctattgcctccttcaattctcctagtttctctattaaaaatttggatgctataccatttggtgcatacatgttgattaatgatatttcctcattgtctatactcccttttagcagaatatatttaccttccctatcccttttgatcaggtctatttgtgctttggctttgtcagatatcatgattgcaactcctgctttctttaattcttatgCTCTTAGTACACATTTAATGCTTTTAACAAGATATTTCTCTAAAATTTATCGGAGTCATACTATATTTAATTGGTTGTGTGAGAGGTATAAGGGAATATCTCTAAGAGCCCAGGGAGAGAGACTAGTGGTTTAGATGACTGGACTTAagccattttatttcttcttttatgagacagaaaaaaaaaccctcaacaaCAAGGGATCTCACTGGAAACAAGTCACTTTGTTCtgaatcatttaacccccactttTTAGAGAGATTGATGAAGAGTATAGGCTAAGAATAGGATTTATATGGAGAGAAACCAAGaagaacttcataaaaatataaatctgtTATGGAAGTGGTTTGTGAGCTAGcttaaaggggaaaaattaatatattgTGGTATTGTTGAAGTTGCCAATAGTAGTTTCTGAATTGGAAAAACCAAGCAACATTTCTTAATACAAATATAATTCAGGTATGTGTCCCTATGATACTTTATTTAAGCTTTGCTATGGATTTTCTTCCTAGAGAAGACTGAAAAAACACTTTGCTAGAGAAATGGTGACTCAATGGAATGAATTATGATATACTGAGAGATATGGTGGTAAATGTTGACCAACTGGGTCTTCAAAATATGTACCCccaatacttttaaatttaatctgctttGTTAAGATTTTTCCTGTCACTTTGCTAAGcccaatcaacaaaataaaaagtagagtcctgatttgtaacatttgcagATTTTTAGGGTGAAATTGCTTATAGCAAATATTAATGACTTGCTCCTCCATTCATTTGGTTCATCTCTTTGATATACAATGTATGGAAAGTGGTAGTATGCTGGAACTAGTTCATATCTTCTTGGGAGAACTATCTGGTAAATGCTTGAGCATTGACACTGTGAAAATTGACATAAGGGCTTAAGTTATTGTTTTGCTTATAGACTAGACTTAAGGAATTGgtggagaaaattttattttgacacACACTTCACAAACTTGAAATTCTGACCAAATTAGCATACTGACTGCTGTCTGAGCTCAGAATCCCATTTCCTACTGATGTGTCTTTGCAGAGATTGAATCCTAGGCATaggaatatttatatacatacacacacacacacacacacacacacacacatatatatatatatagatatatagatatatagatatatatatgtttgtatgtatgtatacccTTAAGAAAATGAAGTTCTCTGATGATAAGGAAtgcttaatttttgtctttgtatcccagcacCTTTTCTGGTGTCTTTGTACTGAGACATATCATGTCTGTTTATTTGGAGAAATGGGTACAAAGAATGGAAATGATTTGTTCACAGTTACACAAATaatatgaaaggaaggaaggatttgaatccaggtactGTAAGTCCATGTATTGGACTTTTTCCACTATACCTCTGATTGTCTGAGAAAAAAAGTATTGTTTGGCTGACTGTGTAACATAAATTCCTAGAacacttgaaaaataatttaaattattttgtagtaTAGAGAAATAAATCATGAGAAAACTAACATGAGATATATGAGAGGTGTGTGTGTAGGTATATGTGAGTCTTATGTTGATAGAGGGCTATATCAGTatatgtttaacaactggctctctaaaaacatttttaattttaatctgcattattaaattttctacaacattttcttaagttcagatattgtttgttttgttgatttataaggtataaatgctcacactataAATTTAACAGATTTCCCTAATCAATTGAAGCAGGCTCTTGCATActccttcatttcattttttaaactctgaaACCTAAAGACCATCTCTTTCTAATTTCTTGCTAATATTGGTAGAAGGTTGGTTAATTGGCTCATTAAAACAGGTTCTGAATATTTATGATCTTCAATCAATGTTTATCTGAATAaataattctcatattgtctTTTGTACATAGGCagtcaaaaatcatttattaagtactttctctgtgccaggcattatgctaaatgctaggaatataatgaaaggcaaaaacattgcccttgccttcaaagagttcacattctaatggcagAGACAGCATGAAAAAATGGTTCATATAAGATACATACATTGTTAATGCacagtaatctcagagggaagacactatcAATGATTGCAGAGTGGGAAAGGGAGAACCTGAATGGACTTCCTGCAGAAAGTTGAATTTgagttgaaccttgaaggaagttgGGCAAGTCATGAAAGTGGAGATGaaaaaggagagcattccagggatAGGAGTCAACCTGTGAAAAGATAAAGGCAACATCTTCAATTTCATCACTATTCTGCTCATTCAAGCCTTGATTGACAGCACCtccttctgtctcctctctctctgataGGAGGGCTGAAGGGTAGAGTACCAAACTGTTCCCAATGTTTCCTTTATAAAGGGGTAGAAAATGGACTTTTGGATTCATTCCACTATGCACCTGCtgccctctgtgtgtgtgtgtgtgtgtgtgtgtgtgtgaacaaaaCATTCCCACACCAAGCACCTGTTGGTATCcccattttgccttttttgtgtTGCCTCCCATTCATTAGATTTTAATATTCTTAAGGGAaagaaatgcatttattttttaaaattttttatatattttcattttccagattacacataGATACAaattttaatcattgttttctgacattttgaaatccatgttttctatctccctccttttcctgccCCCCACTATTAATATGACAAAGAATATGTTATAacttatacatgtactatcatgcaatacaaatttccatatttatcatgttgtaaaagaagatatatatcatttttgaaggaaaaaatctCATGAatataataaagcaaaaaatagtaCCCTTacatctacattcagactctatcactTTCTTCTATGGTGATGGATGACCTTGttggtcatgagtctcttggagttgtcttggttccttgcattactgataatgTTATCCATGCCTGATCATCATACATATTTGCTATCACTGGATACATTATTTTGGTTCTgttctttcactttgcatcacttcatataaatctttccagatttttaaaataacctcATTTGACATTTCATAtcgcacaatagtattcatcatatatcacagcttgttcactcattttcaaattgatgggcattcgttcagtttccaaatattttgccatcacaaaaagagctgctataaatatctttatcCAAATatgttcttttcccctatttttaatatctttgggaaacagacctagtaTTTGTGTTGCTGGGCCAAAGAGTATGCAAAAGTTTATGACTCTTAGGGCATGGTTCCTAATTACTCTTcggaatggttgtatcagttcacagcttcaccatgatgttccaatttttctatttcccctctaaaatttatcattttctttttttttgagtcaTATTAGCTAgcctgataggtatgaggtggttcATCacagatgttttaatttgcatgtttgtaattaatagcaatttggagtattttttcctatagctaaagatagttttaatttctacatctgagaactgcctgttcatatcattaATCAATTTAGTAATAaattgaattcttataaatttgacccaattctctatacatttgagatatgaggcctttgtcagagacactataaatttttccccactttgggttgcattagttttgtttatgaaaaactttttaatttaatgtagtcaaaattaactattttatatctcataatgttctctatgtattGTTTGGCCATAAATTGATCCCTTATCCAAAAGTTGGACACTTTTGCATTcccttcatttgtttctttttttccaaaaccccttaccttttgtcttagaattgaaatagtaattctaagataaaagagcaggaagggctgggcaattggggttaagtgacttgcccagggtcaaatagcttggaagtgtctgaggctagatttgaacctcaaGACCTACTttatccaggcctggctctatccagtgagccacccagttacccctcacccttttttctaaatcatgtccaatttttactttatcttgatATTTGGCATGAGATGTTGGTCATTGACTCATTTCTaccatattattttccagttttctcagtacATTTTGTCAGTGAGTCATTTTCCCCAGAAGCttaaatctttgggtttatcaaacactaggttactgaGGTCTCTTATTACTGCATATTTAGTGTCTAATCTATTACACTGGTCAACTACTCTATTGTTCATCCAGTATCAGACTGTTTTGATGGTTGTCACATTATAATACACcttgtttggtgttttttttttcattaattcccttgatattttctGACTTTTGTTCTTATAGataaattttgtcattatttttctagctctctgaaataattttggggtagtttGGTATTCtattgaataggtaaattaatttaggaagagttgacattttcattatatttgttTAGTGTACTCATTAGCAATTAaagtttttcaattgtttagatctaattgtATTTATGTGAGAAGTGTTTTAAAGTTCCTGAGTTTGTATTGGAAGCTAAACTCCaaggtattttatactgtctacatttattttgaatggaatttctctttctatctcttgcagTTGGACTTTGCtggtaatataaaaaaaattctgatgatttatcttgcaactttcctaaagctgttaattgtttaaattagttttttagttgactaTCATCTGAATGATAGCTTTTTTCTCACTGCTTAtactaattgctttaatttcttctcttattgctatagttggcatttctagtacaattttgaaTAGGAATATTAATAATGAGCAGCTGAGTTTCATTTGATCTTATTGGGACaacttctagcttatccccattaaaaataatgctttatgatggttttagatatgtgcTATTAACATTTTTAGTAATGacccatttattccaatgttctcaGGTGTTtataatagaaatgggtgttatatttcatcaaaaatcctgcatctattgagatagtcatatggtttctgttgggttttttattgatatagtcaattgtgtctgattttcctaatattgaaccatccctaaATTCTTGTATAAAACACCTTTGTTATAGTGCATGAACCATAAAATATATTGCTGTAATTTCTTTGCTAgtaatttatttagatttttgcatcaatgttcattagggagattggtctatagttttatttctctgttttttctcttcctggcttGAATGTCAGAACCATATCTGTGCcataagaggaatttggtagaattacTTCTTCAACTAGTTTCCCAAAAATctgtatttcttttaattaattgtattACCAGATCAGgatggtgcctggcatatagtaggtgcttagtaaatgtttattagattaaatttaattggggagaaggaagactgtatgtgaggaacagaaaggccagtgtcactagatcttATGTGAAGAGTAGGGGAGGGGGCATGGGGTATTCCTGAGACTACCAGCACCTCTTGTGTGAGTGTCCTTTAAGCTTactctctaataataataatatgagatGTTTTCTTCCCTAGTCCCTTTGCCCACCTCCTAACTTCCTAAAAGCAATTATAGAGATTAGTTAGAATTGTAAGAATTTATAAGAAGCTTTGAGGGTGAGAGTGGGAACAGCTATCTTTTGAAAGCTATTCCCTTTAGTCTCCTTGTCTATATCTTGCCATTCATTGTTTCTCTAACCTAGGGCAGCTAGGGCATATCTTCATGCCATAGTGCGTTATGCTGCTCTTAAATTCAGGTAGGAAAATTAGAAGTCATATGACTTAGAAATTGAACTTATAATAAAAAAAGTTATGAGACTATTTAGTGATAAAGCACCTGGTTTCTCTGATAGTCATGTGTGAGTGCCCATAAGGATGAGCAGATTATTTTATATGGTCTTAAAATAGTACAAATATACTTGTTACACCCTCTTCTGAGTTTTCATCAAAGTGATAATCTAGGCCTAGAATCCTATCCAACCCATCACTAAATTGTCTTTTCCATAATATAAATTGCTTCTGAAATCTTTCAAGAAGGCTTCTAATACAGAAGATCTGATTGTTTCCTTCAGTATCAGTAAGGATAGAtggcttccagttctttgctttaTCCAAGCTATACATTTAATTTCCCATCCTTAACTAAGATACATGTTCCCTTAACTTTATAGTTTTAATCTGtttgatttaattttatataatcatttgCAATCCTTTCAATATGCTTCTCTTAGGTTGTAAATTCCAGGAAGAAAAGAACTTATTCAATATAGAGGGTCAAACACAGAACCAATGTCAACTTGGtcattaataaatgatttttgatcATTAAAGTAATGGTACAAGTCACAGCTAGTTCATTCTCAGTGATCCAAAAGGTAGCCTTTGTATCTGAAGATCTGGAAGGACAGAACCTTCTCCTTTACTTATGCTAagattttctcttttgaatttaaTTCACCTAATCACCAGCATCACCATTCACAAACCTTATCTTTATCATCAATTACTCCAGATTTATTATTAGGTAACCATAATGTGTTGTAGAGCATGcaaagtctattgttagtggcCTCTAAGAATTTATATGCCAACGTGATATCTCAAACATACCTACacctactttcctttttttcaaaaaaacaaaaaaggaaagaacattttaatttaaCTGGTGCTCTGGTTACTTATTTAATGAAGATAAAGGCACTATACTTACCATTGTAATTGGGAAGGTCAGATAGGAGATAAatgtcaaaaaaggaaaggagaaggctCTACAGATAGAAAGAGTAGATTATGCAAAGCTTCAACAGCCTAACGGAAAAGGAGCAAAGAAATAggttaagaaaggaagaaaggaaaccaACTTCACTAGATAAGAAGAGGACACCTCAATCAATttggtaatatttttaaagtggcTAATACTTTTAAGGTTTATAAGTAGGTTGTTttaggaggaagaggggaggaggaaatgagagaTATCAGGACCATTCTGAACAACCCTTAAAGTTAGAGATTAAATGATGAAggtagagattaaatgatttgcctatggGCATAATGTTTTAGTAGATGAAAAGTTTGAACATGGATCTTTCTGAGcccaaggccagctctctctcTACAAGACCAAAcagttgtgagatttaaaatagtgaagcccataaactgtagtgagttaaaatggtggaagatataaattgtgatagatataagagagggtgagtaaatttgaccacagaaaatatgtttcactacagtgtcttggtttttaaattaaatataaggtggtcgccagggaaatatgcccaattattcaaatacccaagtcagctgggttttatagagattttaattaatacaaatgtagaattaaagaaaagagagaaagagaaaaaaggaaataagtatgaagagccttaaaccaacatggcctagacctgagtcttaagagagagagatcagtcagtcagtcttttaacactcaccacaaggtctgcctaagcaaggattctagtgacaccagtcCAGCATCATCTCAACTgttttcaccagctccctcctccatctgaatgtttcagaatcagtccttcctcaatctgaatgtttcagaaatcctcctcaatctgaatgtttcagaatgacctccagctcttctctgagctcttatttttaagggcaaaatctcctatgtcacctccgctaagttcttccatctaccaatcactgtagatgttttccaaaagacagtccattttgaattcacagctgagtagattaatctctttagtaagtcagaaaaaaaatgctgctgtgtctactaatttcattaagagaaaacctctgagtaagttttcaccttttaggtctaagtagtttacaagttgccccacctttataggcacctagcattccattgtatcaattccaaaaacaggcatggctcaaagaactcctttcctttataagtatggttttcaagtactttcattgtttagcaagaagttttctgccctaaagcagtcttaagtatgggtggaatctaggtcctcccatagcaaggagttttctcccctaaagcagtcttaagtaggggtagagtagggatactcccatagcaaggagttttcacattcatgtagagttctcactatctgatagggaattatttcaagtagggaattggaggattccttgatgtggagtaaaatttttaacattcataagtctgtgaaattttaaggtttacacagtcTCTAAGAAGTTAGTTTATTGAGGAGAAAGATTGGCATAATCCATGCTGTCAAGAACAATAAGAGCAAGTGAACACAACAATAATGCAAGCAGGTggtagcacagtgcatagagtcaggaagatctgtattTATATGCAACCTCATACATTTATTAGCcttgtgatcttgaacaagtcacttaacttctatttgtttcaatttactcaactataaaattgacaaaataatagCACATATCTTTCAGGGTTGCTATGAGAATCAGAGgacataaaatttgtaaagtacttagcatagtgactagaacatagtaagcactatattaATGCTATTGTTATTACATAGTAAATTGATAAGTATGCACAAAATGCTTTGAGAGTCCAAAAGAGTGATAATAGGTTACTTTTGGCTTAGGAAGTTTCATGGGAAATATAGCATTAGAGCTGGGCCTTGAATGACATGAAGGACACTAGCAAGTACAAATGTAGGAGGGGAGCAATACTGATTTAGGAAATGGTACAGaacaaaggcaaaaggaaagaaaggcaaagggcATATATTTGGGAAGAGTGGTTAAATATACCTGAAGGGATATGGAGGAAATAAGGCTATgcaggtagggttttttttttaaatttccagctATCCATGGACTTTGGAATGCAATGGGCAACTGTAGAGTGGTTGGGGTTTTTTGAGTGACATAATGGAttaaatgttttcattaaaaagacagaataaatgacaaataaaatttttttaaagacaatgaggagagcggggggggggggcagctgggtagctcagtggattgagagccaggcctagagatgggaggtcctagattcaaatttgaactcagactcttcctagctgtgtaaccctgagaaagtaacttagcccccattgcctagccctaccactcttctgccttggaaccaatacacagtattgattctaagacagaaggtaagggtttaaaaaaatgacagtgATAGGGACTCAAATccacattttaattataacaataggTAGAGAATAATGGTGCatgaaaactaaataattaaGTTACTATCTTAATGTATACTACTGGAAGACTAAAGATTTGCACACCCAACATTAGGATTAGCATCCTCTGTCTAGACACCATTTCTTCATGCCTCTGGTTTTCACCAGATAATTCAATACTGGGTCCAAACTTTCCTCATTGCTGACTTAACTTCTTTGTTCCTTAGGGTATAGATGAGTGGGTTCAACATGGGGGTTATAACATTGTAGGACACAGAAACTAACTTGTCCACAGAGAAGGTAGAAAAAGGTCGAGCATAGATGAAGATACATGGCCCAAAGAAGAGTGTCACTACCATTAGATGAGAGCCACAGGTGGAAAGTGCCTTGCTTCTTCCCTCCTTGGTACGTATCTTCACCAAGATGGCAGcataagaagaaattaaaactacaaaACAACTGGTAGAGATCAAGCCACTGTTGGACACCATCAACAACTCAATGACAAAGGTGTCTGTGCAGGCAAGTTTGATGACTGGAGGGACATCACAAAAGAAATTGTCTACCTGGTTTGGTCCACAGAAAGGCAAGCGGACAGTCAGTATTGTCTGTACTAAAGAATGTACAAAGCCACCCATCCAGGAAGCAATCACCAACACACAGCAAATTCCCCTGTTCATGATGGTGGTGTAGTGAAGAGGTCTACAGATGGCAACATAGCGGTCATATGCCATAACTGTGAGCAAGAACATCTCAGCCGCGCCAATAACATGCAAGAAAAAGAGCTGTACAACACATTGTCCATAAGAGATGAGTTTATTTTCTGCCAAGAAGTCAACTAGAAGTTTGGGTGTAGTCACTGATGAATAGCACAGGTCCAAGAAGGAAAGATTGCCAAGGAGGAAATACATTGGTGATGAATGCAGACGAGCTTCAGAAGCCACTGTAACCATGATGAGTGCATTGCCCACCCAGGTCAAGACATAGAAGGAGAGGAACAATACAAAGAGCGCTGCTTGACCTACAGGTGTCTGTGATAGTCCTGCCAGGACAAATTCTTTCACCACTGTTTGATTTCCCTGCCCCATTACAGCTGACTCCACCTATACAGAAAAGGTTAAAGAATAGGAATTAGAAATCTATACAGAAAGGGAACAAGAAAGTGGTTTTATGTCAAGTTTAGAACCTTGATTCAGAAGTGGCCTCATCTCTCCGCGGTGCCCACCATACATTCCCTAAGTCAGTGTCATTTTCCACAAGTAA encodes:
- the LOC100028941 gene encoding olfactory receptor 4Q2-like, producing the protein MGQGNQTVVKEFVLAGLSQTPVGQAALFVLFLSFYVLTWVGNALIMVTVASEARLHSSPMYFLLGNLSFLDLCYSSVTTPKLLVDFLAENKLISYGQCVVQLFFLHVIGAAEMFLLTVMAYDRYVAICRPLHYTTIMNRGICCVLVIASWMGGFVHSLVQTILTVRLPFCGPNQVDNFFCDVPPVIKLACTDTFVIELLMVSNSGLISTSCFVVLISSYAAILVKIRTKEGRSKALSTCGSHLMVVTLFFGPCIFIYARPFSTFSVDKLVSVSYNVITPMLNPLIYTLRNKEVKSAMRKVWTQY